The Fictibacillus phosphorivorans genomic sequence CACCCTTAACAAGCTATCATGATCATAACAAACAGCAGAGCGGTAAGAAGCTGTTAGAAGAATTAAAAGAAGGAAAGCAGATTGCGCTTGTTACAGATGCAGGGATGCCTGGTGTTTCAGACCCGGGTTATGAATTAGTCGTTCAATGCGTAGAAGAGCGCATACCCGTTATTCCGTTGCCAGGAGCAAACGCGGCACTACCTGCCCTTGTTGCATCAGGACTCAATACCGAATTGTTTACGTTCTACGGTTTTCTGCCACGTGGAAAAAAAGAAAAAAAGCTGGAACTTGAAAATCTGAAACGATTTCCATCCACCCTTCTTTTCTATGAAGCCCCACACCGTCTAAAAGAAACACTTCAAGCCATGAGCGGCGTTTTAGAAAATCGAAACATCGCTGTCGTTCGAGAACTCACAAAAAAATACGAAGAAATCACCCGCGGAACCTTACAAGAAGTATCAGAATTCTTCAGCCAAGGAGACACAGAAATCCGAGGAGAGTTCTGTTTAGTAGTAGAAGGCAGCGGAAATAAAGATTTCGAGGCAGAAGAGGAAGTACAATGGTGGGAATCGTTATCTGTCAAAGATCATGTCGAACACTATGTCGAAAAAGGCGAAAAACCAAAAGAAGCCATAAAATTAGCAGCAGTAGACCGAAACGTACCAAAGCGTGAAGTCTACCAAGAATATCACGAGTTGTAGGCGATAAGGAAGAGGTTCGAAAAAGCTGAGTTTACAATCATCAATAACAGCCTAAGAATGCTTTATCCTTTTTAAGGTTGTTGTTTTATATCTTTTATTTCTTCATTGAATAGTTGATTGGAGTGTAAGGTGCGAGACTCCTGCGGGACAGGTGGGCAGGTGAGACACTTAACCGTGCAAAGCACGAAGTGGCTCACCGCCTGCCCCGCGGAAAGCGAAGCACCTGAAACGGAAATCAACCACTCCCAAAAGCATCGAAGAATACAACGAAGATTCAACTTAAGCAAAGGAAAAGAGCCTTCTAAGCGAAGGCTCTTGTTTTTTAGGCTTATTTTGATGTTTGAAGTTGCTTTTGAAGTTCTTCCATTACCTCTTTAGCACCTTCACGGCTAAGGATGATCTTTCCGCCTGCAACTGTGTAGTTATCATCAGAAACTTCACCAGTTACTGCACAAGTCATGTTTGGCTTGTATTTCTTAAGGATGATACGGTCATCATCAACATAAATTTCCAAAGCATCTTTCTCTGCAATTCCTAAAGTACGGCGTAATTCGATTGGAATAACGACACGTCCTAGTTCGTCCACCTTACGTACAATTCCTGTAGATTTCATAATAAAATCTCTCCTCTCAAATATATAAAAGATTTCCCTATCTATTTAAATCGTCAGAATTCGACAAAATCCTACGAGAACATCTTACCAAGATTTCCAATTGTCGTCAATAGTTTTGACTTAAACATTTTTTAGTCTTTTACCATTGAATTTACTAGACTATACCCATATTATAATACTTCCAAAACACTGAATTGGAAGAAATATTCATATATTGTCATAAAAAATTCAAGAATGTGTAAAAGATGAAAATTTTTAACTGGAAATATTGCTAAAATAATACGTCAAATTTCGACAAAACTAACAACGAAAAAATACTCTCCATTTTTCCTTTTCGTCCATTAACTAGTATGCCTTGACACGCTTTCCATGCATTAGGTATATTTTGAAGGAAGAAAAGAGAATAATGAAAGTATTTACATAGAAATCTTTCGCTTACTTTTTTACTTTTATGTCCTAATGCAAACAGTTTCTTATAATATTGTAAAAAGATACATTTTCCGTTACAGTAATTTTTTTCCTAATTCTAAAGATTAATAGTCCCTAAATGGAGGGGCTTTTTTTCCACTATTAGAAAGTGTAACTTGTTAGCACATTATTTCGATAGGTTACAACAAGTATATTTAAATAGTATAAGCGCAACGAAGGCTGACGCGATAGACATAGCGTCAGCCAAGTTTTCTTTACTATAAGGTTATTATTTTGAGGAGGCGGCTAGAATGGCGAAACCAACATTCTATATTACAACACCGATTTATTACCCAAGTGGCAAACTTCATATCGGCCATGCATACACAACAACAGCTGGAGATGCGATGGCTCGTTACAAGCGTCTTAAAGGTTTTGACGTTATGTATCTAACAGGAACGGATGAGCATGGTGAAAAGATCCAAAAGAAAGCAAACGAACAAGGTCTTCATCCTCTTAAGTACGTAGACGGTATTGTCGATGATATTAAAGCTCTGTGGAAAAAGATGGACATCTCTTACGATGATTACATCCGTACAACAGAGGACAGACATAAGAAATCTGTCGAAAAGATTTTTCAGCAACTTCTTGATCAAGACGATATCTATTTAAGTGAATACGAAGGCTGGTATTGTACGGATTGTGAATCCTTCTTTACAGAGCGTCAGCTTGAAGATGGAAAATGTCCAGATTGCGGCCGTGAAGTGAAGAAAGTTAAAGAAGAAAGCTACTTCTTCCGCATGAGTAAATATGCAGATCGCTTATTAGCTTATTATGAAGAAAATCCTTCATTCATCTTCCCAGAGTCACGTAAGCGTGAGATGATCAACAACTTTATCAAGCCTGGTCTAGAAGATCTGGCGGTATCGCGTACTTCTTTCGATTGGGGAGTAAAAGTGCCAGGTAATCCAAAGCATGTGATCTATGTATGGATTGATGCATTGTCTAACTATATTACGGCACTAGGATATGGCAGTGAGAACGAAGAGAAATTCAAACAATATTGGCCGGCTGATGTTCACTTGATGAGTAAAGAGATCGTTCGTTTTCATACGATCTATTGGCCGATCATGTTGATGGCGTTGGATCTACCTTTACCGAAACAAGTTATTGCACACGGATGGCTTTTGATGAAAGACGGCAAGATGTCTAAGTCCAAAGGAAATGTAGTGGATCCTAATGTTCTGATCGATCGTTACGGATTAGATCCGCTTCGCTACTACTTGCTTCGTGAAGTACCATTCGGATCAGATGGTGTATTTACGCCAGAGAGCTTCGTAGATCGAGTAAATGCTGATCTTGCAAACGATCTAGGTAACTTGCTCAACCGTACGATTGCAATGATCGGTAAATATTTCGATGGAGAGATCCCTTCATATGAAGGGAAAGTAACTGAGTTTGACGGGACACTTCAAGAATTTGCGCTAGAGACAGTAAGAAAAACAGAAGAAGCTATGGAAAAACTAGAGTTCTCCATCGCGCTTTCAACGATTTGGCAATTAGTCAGTCGAACGAACAAATATATTGATGAGACTCAGCCGTGGGTATTGGCGAAAGACGAGGCTAAAAAAGCTGAGCTCGGAAGTGTTATGTATCATTTAGCAGAATCGATCCGCATTGTTTCTGTGTTGATCCAGCCATTCATGACAGAAACACCAGCGAAGATCTGGAGCCAGTTAGGTCTGAATGACAAGAATCTTACAGAATGGGATTCCCTAAAAGAGTTTGGTGCGATTCCTGCAAAAACGAAGGTTGAAAAGGGTGACCCAATCTTCCCTCGTTTAGAGACTGAGGTAGAAGTGGAATTTATCAAGAATTCAATGGGTGGTTCTTCAAGTCCTGTAGCAGAAGAACCAAAGAAAGAAGAAGTGCCGGTAAGTGACGAGAAACCAGAGATCTCAATCGATGACTTCATGAAAGTGGATCTTCGTGTGGCAACGGTTCTTGAAGCAGAACCGGTAAAGAAAGCAGATAAATTATTGAAGCTTCAATTAGACTTAGGCTATGAACAACGTCAAGTCGTGTCTGGCATTGCGCAGTATTACAAGCCAGAAGACCTTGTGGGTCAAAAAGTGATCTGCGTAACAAACTTGAAACCCGTTAAATTACGTGGCGAGCTTTCACAAGGAATGATTCTTGCTGGATCTTCGGATGGGCAGTTAACTTTAGCAACTGTTGATCCGTCACTTCCAAACGGTTCAAAAGTAAAATAAACACAAAAAGCGGGGAGCTTTTCCCCGCTTTTTTGTCATTTTTAGTTCATTTGGCAGTGATTTCTTGCAATTTTACTGTTAAAGATAGGACTTTTAACCTACGTTGTAACTAACTTGTAATGCTACTGTTACCCGAATGAATGGAAAATGTGATAAGATTTGTAAAGTTGAAAGGATGTACACTATGTTTGACACACATGCTCATTTAAATGCAACACAGTTTGAAGAAGATCGCGAAGCAGTCATTCAGCGAGCGTTAGATGAAGGTGTAACACATATTGTTGTAGTCGGTTTTGATCGTGAAACCATTAAAGGTGCGATGCAACTGGCAGAGCAATATGATTTTATCTATGCTTGTGTTGGTTGGCATCCAGTAGATGCGATCGACATGACGGATGAAGATCTGGATTGGATCGAAGAACTAGCAGCACACCCAAAAGTTGTTGCGCTTGGCGAGATGGGACTCGATTATCATTGGGACAAGTCACCGGCCGATATTCAGAAAGAAGTTTTTCGACGCCAGATTCGACTCGCTAAAAAGGTGAAGCTTCCGATTGTTATTCATAACCGTGAAGCAACGCAAGATGTTGTAGACATATTGAAAGAGGAAGAAGCCCATGAAGTTGGCGGTATCATGCACTGCTATAGCGGTAGCATTGAAGTGGCACGTCAATGCATGGATATGAATTTTTACATAAGCTTTGGTGGACCAGTAACGTTCAAGAATGCAAAAAAGGTTAAGGAAGTTGCTGCTGAAATTCCGATGGACCGGCTCTTGATTGAAACAGATTGTCCGTATTTAAGCCCTCATCCGTTAAGAGGGAAAAGAAATGAACCATCTTATGTAAAGTATGTTGCAGAAACACTTTCTGAATTAAAAGATCTTCCACTTGAAGACATCATAGAGAAAACATCCGACAACGCGTTCCGAATTTTTAACATGAAACGATAAGGAATGTTGTCGGAAACAATCAAAGCATAAGAAATATCGCGTTAATCTTTCAAGAATTGACAAAAGAGAAAGGAAATTTGTCAAACGGTTTTCCTTTCTTTTTTTCTTCTTTTCCGCTCATAATGGCCTTGGGTCAATTCATGGCGAAAAGGAGGGTGATTTGACAGAGAGAAAAAAGATATTTATAATGCAGTCCTTGTAGGGGAGGAAATTGAATGAATAGGAAAATTACAGCTTTGTTCTCACGTTTCACGAACAAGAAAGTTTATCTTTCCATCGTTGCTCTTTTCGTTTTAGCCGTAACTTGTGGGTTCGTAGGTTATGAAACTACGAAAGCTAATGTGACGCTGATTCAAGACGGAAAGAAAACAGAAGTGAACACGCATGCTAACACAGTTAGAGAACTATTAAGCGAACAAAACATAAAGATAAATCAACATGATTCAGTTAAACCAGGCCTTGATGCCAAGGTGACTGACAACATGAAGATCGATTATTTACAAGCAAAAGAAATCAACCTTACCGTGAACGGCAAGGAACAAACGATATGGACGACAGCGAAGACTGTTGAACAATTCGTGAAAGAACAGCAGCTAACGTTAAAAGAGCATGATTCTATTAAGCCAAATCTGACTGCTGATATTAAAGATCAAGGTAAGATCCAGATCGAATCAGCATTCCCGGTTAAGCTTGTTGTAGGCGGAAAAGCACAGCAAGTTTGGACCACTTCGACTACCGTCGCTGACCTTTTGAAGCAACAAAAGGTATCTTTAGGTGAAATTGATCGAGTAACACCTGCTAAAACAGCTAAAATATCTGGCAAAACGCAGGTTGAAGTCATCCGAGTAGAAAAGGTCACCGATGTAGTGGAAGAAGAAACACCGTTTGCTGTTGTTAACCGTAAAGACAGCGGGTTAACAAAAGGTAAAGAGCGTGTCGTGCAAGATGGAAAAAAAGGTAAACGTGAAAAACGCTTTGAAGTTGTTATGGAAAACGGAAAAGAGATTTCCAGAAAACTGATCAGTGAAAAAACGTTATCAGATAGCTCGGATAAAATTGTTGCTGTTGGAACTAAAGCAAAGCCACAGCCAAAACCACAGCCGGTTGTATCTCGTAGCCAATCTGCACCAAGCAGTTCTGGCGGTCGAGAAATTACGGTAACAAGTACAGCCTATACAGCTAATTGTGCTGGTTGTTCCGGCATAACAGCTACTGGATTTAATTTAAAATCAAACCCAAATGCGAAAGTTATCGCAGTCGATCCTAGTGTGATTCCGCTTGGTTCAAAAGTGTATGTTGAAGGATATGGATATGCCATTGCTTCAGATACTGGGGGAGCGATTAAGGGTAATAAGATTGACGTATTCTTTTCTTCACAATCACAAGCAGAGTCTTGGGGAAGAAAGTCAGTTAAAATTCGCATCATTAATTAATGTTAAGAGCATGGGGAAAAAATCCCTGTGCTTTTTTTGTTGCGCGGGGACAACGAGATTACAAAACGATTCTCGTTACTTTGTAGACCTAGACTTTCTTGACGCCTGGGGTATACTAGTAAAAGATGTTTTGTCGTTCATTACATTAGACGTTGCAATACCTAAAAAGGTTTCACCGTTTTGGAGGAAATCATGAAAAAAATTAAAGAAATTATTGTAGTTGAAGGAAAAAGCGATACGCTTGCTATAAAACGATCTGTATTAGCAGATACAATAGAAACAAATGGTTCAGAGATTAGCATCGATACGTTAAACCGAATCAAAAGAGCACATGAGACCCGAGGAATTATCGTATTCACCGATCCGGATTTTCCGGGTAAAAGAATACGTGAGATCATTTCGGAGCATGTGCCAGGCTGTAAGCATGCTTACTTAGAAAAAGCTGATGCCATCGCAAAGGGTGATAAGGGAGTCGGTGTGGAACACGCTTCACGAGAATCCATAATCGATGCGCTTGAGCACGTTAGAGAAGAATTATTAGAATCAGAAGACGAGTTGATCTCATGGGACGATCTTATGGCTGCGGGATTAACGGGCGGATCAGATTCGAAACATAGACGTGAAGTGATCGGTAGAGAGCTGCGCTTAGGTTATATGAATGCGAAACAACTACATAAACGTCTTAATATGTTCAGAGTCACACCAGAGGAATTTGAGCAGGCGTTAAAGGCGCTTTATAGCAATGAGGAGGAATAAAAGCATATGAGAAAAGATATATCGACTCCACAATCGACAAAAGCCATTCTAGAGAAGCATGGCTTTACGTTTAAGAAGAGTCTGGGTCAGAACTTCTTGATCGATCGTAATATTTTAAACAATATCGTAAATGCAGCCGATTTAACGGAGGATTCAGGAGTCATTGAAATTGGTCCTGGAATCGGAGCATTAACCGAGTTTATTGCAAGATCTTCCAAAAAAGCAGTGGCGTTTGAGATCGATCAACGCCTTCTACCAATATTAGAAGAAACATTAGCTCCTTATCCGCATGTAGATGTCATCCATAGTGATGTGTTAAAAGCGGATATCCATGCTGTTATTAAAGAACACTTCCAAGAAGGTCAAGATCTAATGGTTGTTGCGAACTTGCCGTATTACGTCACAACACCGATCATTATGAAACTTTTACAAGATAAGCTTCCGATTCGAGGAATCGTCTGTATGATACAAAAAGAAGTTGCTGACCGTCTTGCAGCTTCCCCTGGTACGAAGGATTATAATTCGTTATCGATTGCGATCCAATATTACGCAACAGCTGAGACGATGATTAAAGTACCTAAGACCGTTTTTGTTCCAGCTCCAAATGTCGATTCATCTGTCATTAAGCTGACCCTTCGAAAAGAGCCGGCCGTATCTGTTAAAGATGAAGAGTTCTTCTTCCATGTCGTGAGATCTTCATTTGCACAAAGAAGAAAGACGTTATGGAACAACCTGACAAGCCAGCTCGTTCCAAAGGAGAAGAAAGAAGAGCTTCAAACGATCCTAGAATCAATCGATATAGATCCTAAGCGTCGTGGAGAAACCCTTTCTATCGAGGAATTCGGTAAATTAGCTGATGCTCTTTTACCTCTTGTAAAATAAATCTCATTTTTCCCCTGTCTCTCACATAACCTTATAAAAGGAACAGTGGTAGTTATGGAGCTTGTTACTCCGAATAGGGGGAGTAAAATGAAACTAGAGATTGGATCAATTGTAAGTCGAAACTCTTACAAACGAGATTTATTATTTCGAGTTGTAGGATTCAGCGAGGATCGGACGATTGCCGAACTTGCTGGAGAAGAGCTCAGACTATGGGCAGATGCTCCTGTCGATGACTTATTCGTCGTGGATGACAAACATATGTCTGAACATAGGCAAGTAGAAAAAGAAAAAGAAGAGTCATCCTTAAAATTATTCAGGCAGGATTATTATTTATTGAGGCAAAAGCGCGAATATTTATCAACGAACGGATACCAATATGATCAATCCTACTTTGAACTTCCAGGCAGAGTACTTCATATTGACGGAGACCCTTTATACTTAAATAAATGTTTGGAGCTTTATAAGAAGCTAGGTGTGCCTGTGTATGGCATTCATATGAAGGAATCAGAAATGCCTGAGAAAGTCCCTGCCCTCGTGGATGAGGTAAGACCTGATATTCTTGTGATAACGGGACACGATGCATATATGAAGTCTAAGGGCGATGTGTCTGATGTAAATGCGTATCGTCATACGAAATATTTCGTTAGAACCGTTCGTGAAGTGAGAAGAAAATATACGCATCTCGATCATTTGATGATTTTTGCGGGTGCCTGTCAGTCCCATTTTGAATCGTTGATCAAAGTAGGTTCTAATTTTGCCAGCTCGCCTGCTCGTATAAATATTCATGCGCTCGATCCTGTCTATATCGTCTCAAAGATCAGTCTGACGTCTTTTATGGACCGTGTAAACGTTATGGACGTTCTACGCAACACCTTAACTGGAAAAGAAGGGTTAGGCGGTGTTGAGACAAAGGGCTTTCTAAGAACCGGAATGCCGATTAAATCGAAACCATAACCCATCAAACTCCGAAGAATTTCGGAGTTTTTTTGCGTTACGATATCGTCTGAAAATATGGAAGAAGTATTCCTTAATGGACGCGTTTATTGTCGTACCAAAAAAAGATAAATGAAAGAAATTTATATCAAAAGTGCCCGAATTAAACAATTATTTGTAAGAAATATTCATTTTATACATATTGTACAGGAAAATTGACATACTAAAAAAAGCAAAAAAAGGATATTTGGTCATTGACATGAAAATGCTTTGCTTGCTATAATGAAAATTTTAATTTGACAAAAAAACACGATTTGTGTTACAATTTGTCTAAGTGAGGTGGAGCCTAAAATGGGTAAAACAATAGTGGACATTAGACGCTCTTTAGAGTCCAACGTGGGTAGAAGACTTTCTTTACGTGCGAACGGTGGTCGACGTAAAACGATCGAACGACTTGGAACACTGGAAGAAACATACCCGGCAGTTTTTATTATCAAATTAGATCAGGACACCAACGCTTTTGAACGTGTTTCTTATAGTTACGCGGATGTACTCACAGAAACAGTAGAACTTACATTCTTAGAAGATACACAAGCAGCAATCGGGCAGTAAGAATCTTTACTGCTATTTTTTTTACTTGCTGGTTGTGGTCGGCATAATAAATACATATAATTTGCAACACCACGTAAGATAAAACCCCTTTTGGAGATACTATGATGTATCGCATATGAAAGGGGTTTTTCTTATGGGACGAAGTAAAAATGTAATGATGTCTGAAGGGTTAAAAACAGAGATCGCCAAAGAACTTGGCTTTTACGATACTGTCCAGCGAGAAGGCTGGGGTGGAATCCGCTCTAAAGACGCAGGAAACATGGTTAAACGCGCTTTAGAGATTGCTGAACAACGCTATAACAACGAAAACAGATAAATATGCGGTAATTCTAGCCGGAGACCAAACGTGTCTCCGGTTTTCCTCTACAGTGAAGGTTGGATTTTATCTATATTTCACGCCTCATACTGTGTTACTATTAAAAATATCAAAATTGTGCAAGATGGTAGGCAGGGATAATGATGACAATTAATAAAGTATCCATTAAAGCTCCAGCAAAAATTAATCTGTCTCTTGATGCATTGCGTAAAAGAGAAGACGGATTTCATGAAGTGGCTATGGTAATGACTACGGTAGATCTAGCTGACCGGATCGAACTCACTTTATTAGAGGCAGACGAAATTAAAATCGAAAGCTCAGGCGGCTTTGTTCCGCTTGATGAGCGAAATCTTGCCTTTCAGGCAGCACTGCTTTTAAAGAAAACATTTAACATAACAAAAGGTGTTTATATACATATATCCAAACACATCCCTGTGGCCGCTGGATTAGCTGGTGGTAGCAGCGATGCAGCAGCTACGCTAAAAGGACTTAATGAACTGTGGGGACTAGGCCTGTCATTAGATGAATTGGCTGAGCTCGGTGCGAAGATCGGTTCTGACGTTTCTTTTTGCGTGTATGGAGGAACAGCATTAGCGACGGGTAGAGGAGAAAAGATTCACCATATCTCCTCGCCACCTCCTTGTTGGGTACTCTTGGCTAAGCCGCCGATCGGGGTTTCAACTGGTGAAGTGTATCGTAACTTAAAGCTTCAAGGCATCAAGCATCCAGATGTAGAAGGAATGGTTAAAGCCATTGAAGAAAAAGATTACGATAAGATCTGCAGTCTTTTAGGAAATGTTTTAGAATCGGTTACTCTCAAGATGTATCCGGAAGTGAAACACATTAAAGAGCAGATGATGCGCCTTGGAGCAGATGCTGTGCTTATGAGTGGAAGCGGACCAACTGTTTTCGGTCTGTTTCAGCATGAATCGCGACTTCAACGAGTGTATAACGGTTTGAGAGGCTTTTGTCATGAAGTTTATGCGGTTCGTTTATTAGGGGAATGATTGATAAAATCCGTATAAAAATGGTATATTATCTTCAAACATTCGGTTTTGGAGGATAATATGAAATTAAAAAGAAGCGGAAGAATGGTAGATTTAACAGGTTACCTTCTTCACCATCCCC encodes the following:
- the rsmI gene encoding 16S rRNA (cytidine(1402)-2'-O)-methyltransferase, producing the protein MWQQKSYRSDTDSGMLYLVPTPIGNLEDMTYRAIRILKESDLIAAEDTRQTKKLCNHFEISTPLTSYHDHNKQQSGKKLLEELKEGKQIALVTDAGMPGVSDPGYELVVQCVEERIPVIPLPGANAALPALVASGLNTELFTFYGFLPRGKKEKKLELENLKRFPSTLLFYEAPHRLKETLQAMSGVLENRNIAVVRELTKKYEEITRGTLQEVSEFFSQGDTEIRGEFCLVVEGSGNKDFEAEEEVQWWESLSVKDHVEHYVEKGEKPKEAIKLAAVDRNVPKREVYQEYHEL
- a CDS encoding AbrB/MazE/SpoVT family DNA-binding domain-containing protein, whose translation is MKSTGIVRKVDELGRVVIPIELRRTLGIAEKDALEIYVDDDRIILKKYKPNMTCAVTGEVSDDNYTVAGGKIILSREGAKEVMEELQKQLQTSK
- a CDS encoding TatD family hydrolase, encoding MFDTHAHLNATQFEEDREAVIQRALDEGVTHIVVVGFDRETIKGAMQLAEQYDFIYACVGWHPVDAIDMTDEDLDWIEELAAHPKVVALGEMGLDYHWDKSPADIQKEVFRRQIRLAKKVKLPIVIHNREATQDVVDILKEEEAHEVGGIMHCYSGSIEVARQCMDMNFYISFGGPVTFKNAKKVKEVAAEIPMDRLLIETDCPYLSPHPLRGKRNEPSYVKYVAETLSELKDLPLEDIIEKTSDNAFRIFNMKR
- a CDS encoding G5 and 3D domain-containing protein, producing MNRKITALFSRFTNKKVYLSIVALFVLAVTCGFVGYETTKANVTLIQDGKKTEVNTHANTVRELLSEQNIKINQHDSVKPGLDAKVTDNMKIDYLQAKEINLTVNGKEQTIWTTAKTVEQFVKEQQLTLKEHDSIKPNLTADIKDQGKIQIESAFPVKLVVGGKAQQVWTTSTTVADLLKQQKVSLGEIDRVTPAKTAKISGKTQVEVIRVEKVTDVVEEETPFAVVNRKDSGLTKGKERVVQDGKKGKREKRFEVVMENGKEISRKLISEKTLSDSSDKIVAVGTKAKPQPKPQPVVSRSQSAPSSSGGREITVTSTAYTANCAGCSGITATGFNLKSNPNAKVIAVDPSVIPLGSKVYVEGYGYAIASDTGGAIKGNKIDVFFSSQSQAESWGRKSVKIRIIN
- the rnmV gene encoding ribonuclease M5 — protein: MKKIKEIIVVEGKSDTLAIKRSVLADTIETNGSEISIDTLNRIKRAHETRGIIVFTDPDFPGKRIREIISEHVPGCKHAYLEKADAIAKGDKGVGVEHASRESIIDALEHVREELLESEDELISWDDLMAAGLTGGSDSKHRREVIGRELRLGYMNAKQLHKRLNMFRVTPEEFEQALKALYSNEEE
- the rsmA gene encoding 16S rRNA (adenine(1518)-N(6)/adenine(1519)-N(6))-dimethyltransferase RsmA; amino-acid sequence: MRKDISTPQSTKAILEKHGFTFKKSLGQNFLIDRNILNNIVNAADLTEDSGVIEIGPGIGALTEFIARSSKKAVAFEIDQRLLPILEETLAPYPHVDVIHSDVLKADIHAVIKEHFQEGQDLMVVANLPYYVTTPIIMKLLQDKLPIRGIVCMIQKEVADRLAASPGTKDYNSLSIAIQYYATAETMIKVPKTVFVPAPNVDSSVIKLTLRKEPAVSVKDEEFFFHVVRSSFAQRRKTLWNNLTSQLVPKEKKEELQTILESIDIDPKRRGETLSIEEFGKLADALLPLVK
- the yabG gene encoding sporulation peptidase YabG; its protein translation is MKLEIGSIVSRNSYKRDLLFRVVGFSEDRTIAELAGEELRLWADAPVDDLFVVDDKHMSEHRQVEKEKEESSLKLFRQDYYLLRQKREYLSTNGYQYDQSYFELPGRVLHIDGDPLYLNKCLELYKKLGVPVYGIHMKESEMPEKVPALVDEVRPDILVITGHDAYMKSKGDVSDVNAYRHTKYFVRTVREVRRKYTHLDHLMIFAGACQSHFESLIKVGSNFASSPARINIHALDPVYIVSKISLTSFMDRVNVMDVLRNTLTGKEGLGGVETKGFLRTGMPIKSKP
- the veg gene encoding biofilm formation stimulator Veg, encoding MGKTIVDIRRSLESNVGRRLSLRANGGRRKTIERLGTLEETYPAVFIIKLDQDTNAFERVSYSYADVLTETVELTFLEDTQAAIGQ
- a CDS encoding small, acid-soluble spore protein, alpha/beta type, with translation MGRSKNVMMSEGLKTEIAKELGFYDTVQREGWGGIRSKDAGNMVKRALEIAEQRYNNENR
- the ispE gene encoding 4-(cytidine 5'-diphospho)-2-C-methyl-D-erythritol kinase; translation: MTINKVSIKAPAKINLSLDALRKREDGFHEVAMVMTTVDLADRIELTLLEADEIKIESSGGFVPLDERNLAFQAALLLKKTFNITKGVYIHISKHIPVAAGLAGGSSDAAATLKGLNELWGLGLSLDELAELGAKIGSDVSFCVYGGTALATGRGEKIHHISSPPPCWVLLAKPPIGVSTGEVYRNLKLQGIKHPDVEGMVKAIEEKDYDKICSLLGNVLESVTLKMYPEVKHIKEQMMRLGADAVLMSGSGPTVFGLFQHESRLQRVYNGLRGFCHEVYAVRLLGE